The Elaeis guineensis isolate ETL-2024a chromosome 14, EG11, whole genome shotgun sequence genome has a segment encoding these proteins:
- the LOC140853760 gene encoding uncharacterized protein has translation MSSSNPLARILDTNRLTGTNYKNWLQNLRIVLNSEKLTHVLDQEAPELPARLSADQRATLEKWINENNKAKCYILASMSNDLQQQHEDMRNAKEMLILQSLPDSYGQFIMNYYMNKIDATLPELLNMLPKHFILWLWQTEIRLLEYGLKNF, from the exons atgtcgagttcaaaccctttagcccgaatcctcgatacaaataggttgactggCACCAATTACAAAAACTGGCTCCAGAATTTAAGAATCGTTCTCAATTCCGAAAAGCTCACCCATGTCCTCGATCAGGAAGCGCCTGAGTTACCTGCTCGTCTATCCGCCgatcaacgagctacacttgagaagtggataaaCGAAAATAACAAAGCAAAatgctacatcttagcatccatgtccaatgatcttcagcaacagcacgaAGACATGAGAAATGCCAAAGAAATGcta atcctccagtctcttcctgactcatatggacagttcattatgaactattacatgaataagattgatgctactttgccagagttattgaatatgctg CCAAAACATTTTATATTGTGGCTTTGGCAAACTGAAATCAG GTTGTTGGAATATGGCTTAAAGAATTTCTGA